The sequence ATCGACCCAGTGCTGCCAATGTTGTGGCCCGCGCGGCAGGCATTCCACCATGTGATAACAGGGGCCAAAGCCCAGTTGTTCCAGCGCCGCCTTCATACTCATGGTGCCTGTACGGCCAAAGCCCGCACCGATCACGTTTACGCTCATGTTTTTCGTCTCTTGATATCGCTGCCATTATTAGGAAGCCGCCGTACTGCGTGATCATCGCGATCACCGAGCAGAACCGGCAGCTAGTAGAGCAGTTTTTGTAGACGCAAAATATGAAATGGATCGCGATGTGTCGACGGCATTTTACGAACACATTGACGCCACTGAATGCTGCTAATAATAGACAGACATTGCCCGCAGCACATGAACGCTGCGGACAATGACTGCGTCACGCCCTGGACAGGGTAATGGCGAGGTCTTCGATCAAATCCTCCTGGCCGCCAACGGTCCCCCGGCGGCCGAGTTCCACCAGCAGATCCCGCGCGGACACGCCGTATTTTTTCTCGGCACGCTTGGCGAATAGCAGAAAAGAACTGTAGACACCGGCATAGCCGAGAGTCAGTGCATCCCGGTCGATACGCACCGGATGGTTCATCATGGGCAGCACAAGGTCTTCGGCAACGTCCATGATTCGGTATAGATCAATCCCCGACTCAACACCCATGCGACTCAGGACAGCGACCAGCACCTCCAGCGGGGTATTGCCCGCACCGGCGCCCAGTCCTGCCGCTGAACCGTCGATGCGGACGGCGCCCGCAGCGATGGCAGCGACGGAGTTTGCGACGCCCATGCTGAGGTTGTTGTGGCCGTGAAAGCCAATCTCTGTGTCGGCGTTCAGCCCTTCGCGCAGACACTGTATTTTACTGCTGACCTCGTCGGGCAGCATGTAACCAGCGGAATCGGTGCAGTAGATACAGTTGGCGCCATAGGATTCCATCAGTTTCGCCTGTTCAAGCAGCGACTGGGCATCGAGCATATGCGCCATCATCAGAAAACCGACGGTGTCCATGCCCTTCTCCCTTGCGGCGGCGATATGCTGCTGGGACACATCGGCTTCTGTGCAATGGGTTGCGACCCGGATTGTCGACACGCCCAGTTCATGGGCCATGTTCAGGTGATCGACGGTACCAATCCCCGGCAACAACAGCGCCGAAATACGGGCGTTTTTCATCGCCGGGATGACGGCACTCAAGTACGCTTCGTCGCTGTGCGCGGCGAAGCCATAGTTTACCGAGTTACCGCCCAAACCGTCGCCGTGGGTCACTTCGATCAAGGGTACGCCAGCCGCATCCAGCCCACTGGCAATGCTGAGCATTTCTTCGATAGAAATCTGGTGCTGTTTCGGGTGCATACCGTCACGCAGACACATGTCGTGCAGGACCACCTGCTTACCGTGTAGATTCATTGCAATACCTCGGGTCATTGTTCAGCGCGGGGGGAGCTGTAGAGTGTTTTCGTCGACGGACTCGGCAAACATTTCTGCCGTTCTCAGCCCGGCGGCCGTCATAATGTCCAGGTTGCCCGCGTAGTTGGGCAGGAAGTCGCCGAGGCCTTCCACCTCCAGAAAAGCGCTGACGCGATTGCCGTCAAACACCGGCCCGTTCACCAGACGATAGCCCGGCACATAGCGCTGCACTTCCGCCACCATGCGCTTCACGGACGCAGTAATGGCCGCTTCGTCAGGTGCCTCAGCCGTGAGGCAGTGCACGGTGTCGCGCATCAGCAAAGGCGGTTCCGCAGGATTGATAATGATGATGGCTTTGCCCTGTTTGGCGCCGCCAACGCTTTCGATGGCAGAGGCGGTGGTGCGGGTGAATTCATCGATATTTCGGCGCGTGCCCGGCCCGACTGACCGCGAGCTGACCGTGGCGACAATTTCACCGTAGTCGACGGCCTGCACCGCGGAGATGGCGGCCACCATAGGAATGGTGGCCTGCCCGCCGCAGGTGACCATATTCACGTTCATCGCCAGGTTGCCGGCGTGCTCAGACAGATTGACCGGGGGCACGCAGTAAGGACCAATCGCCGCCGGGGTCAGGTCGATCATGATCACCCCCAGCGCATTCAGCTTTTCGCTGTGCTCGGCATGGACGTATGCGGAGGTGGCATCGAAAGCGATGCGAATATCGTCATCCACCACCGAGGGCAGCAAGCCTTCGATGCCGGAGGTGGATACCTTCAGGCCATATTGCTGCGCCCGCTTAATACCCTCTGACTCCTCGACGCCAACCATCCACACCGGCTCGATCCACTCGCTGCGCAGCGCTTTCATCAACAGGTCGGTACCGATGTTTCCCGGCCCGATGATCGCCGCTTTCAATTTCTTCGCCATACCGCCAGCACTCTCCATTCAATGCCATCCCACTGCGACAGAGCTTCCCGACGACTGCGGGGCGCCTCTGCCTTGCCGAATCAATATATCACTCAATAATATTGTCATACAATATCACAAGGTGCTACATTGGCCTCAACTGTACATTCGGGAGAGAGTTGTTATGGCCCACACTGATCAGGTCATTATTGTTGGAGCAGGGCCGGTAGGTGCCGTACTCGCCCTCGCATTGCGCAAGATGGATATTCCCGTCTGCCTGATTGAGGCACTCGACGAACCGGAAATTGATTGTCGGGCAGCCTCCTGCCACCCGCCGACTGTTGCCATGCTCGACGATCTGGGGCTGCTGCCGATTGGCCTGGAGGAAGGGCTGGTATCCCCGGTTTTCCATTACCTGGATCGCGTAACCGGCGAGCTGATCGGCAAGTTCGATATCGGCGCGATGCAGACGCCGCCTGCCCACCCCTATGTGCTTCAGTGGGAACAGTACAAGATTGTGTTTGCGGTTCTGGACCTGCTGGAAAAGGACAGTGGCGCCAACGTCCGCATGTCGACGCAGTTGCTGGGTATTACCCAGGATGACAATGGTGTCTGCGCCTCGGTACGCAATGCCGATGGCGAGCAGGAAGACATACGCGGGCGGTTTCTGGTCGGCAGCGATGGCGGACGCAGCACCGTGCGCAAGCTAATGGATATCGACTTTGAAGGCTTCACCTGGCCGGAACGTTTTATCAAGATCGACACGCGTTTCGACTTTTTCCAGCTCGACGCCGACATTAGCAATCGCAACTACTTTTCCGACCCCGACGAGTGGATGAACCTGTTTAAGGCGCGAGGTCCCGACGGCGAGGGAATGTGGCGCTCCGTCAGCCCCACCCGCCCCGAGCAGACCGAGGAAGAGCTGCTGGCACCGGAAGCGCTGGAGGCCAAGCTGCAGAAATTCTGCCCCTCAGCGCAGCCCTACGACATTGTGACCGTTGCGCTGTATCACGTTCATCAACGCGTGGCGGCGACCTTTGATAAGGGGCGCGTTCTGCTGGCCGGTGATGCGGCTCATGTGAACAACCCGGTGGGGGGCATGGGCATGAACGGCGGTATTCATGACGCCATCAATCTCGCCGACAAGCTCCGGCAGGTATGGTTTGACGGCGCGGATTACTCGCCGCTGTTCGCACACTACACCCGGCAACGGCGGAAAGGGCAAATCGACTATGTGCAGGCCCAGAGCATTCAGAACAAGGAAACCCTCGGCGAACGCGACCCGGTACTCCGCGCCGAGAAGCTGGCCGCCATCCGCCATCAGTCAGAAACCCCGGCGCTGCACGACGCGTTTATTCGTCGCTCCTGCATGATCGACAGCCTTAATGATGCCAACGCGACCCCCTGACCCGAGAGTGAATTGAGAGGTACTGACCATGGCTACAGCCAGACACCCCCGCCCCCCCGAACTGAAAGACGCCTCGCTGGACGACATCATGAAGCGCTATGTCGCCCGCTTCAAAGACCGCAGCCCCGACTGGGACGCCTTTGCCGACGCCAACATCGACGGCTACCGCCGCGCACAGCATCGCTTTGTGGGCGCCGGTGCGTCGGGTAAGCACAGTGACGACACCATTGTGCCCGCCGGAAACTTCACGGTATCGATTATGCTGGTGCCACCCGGTCAGGCGAATGCACCACATACCCATGAGGTTGAGGAAATTTTCTTCGTACTGCAGGGGCGCTGCGTAGTATTTATTGAAGATGAGGAAGGCAACCGCCTGTCGGAAGAGCTAGAGCCCTGGGAAATGATCTCCTGCCCGCCCGGCGTGATTCACGGCTATATCAACGAAACTGATGAGCCGGTATATCTGCAGGTCATGCTCGGTCGCGGCCAGCCCGAAACGGCGGGCTTTACCGATCAATCCCTGTTCGATAACCGGGAGCGCCACCTGAAAGACTAGCCGCCGATACCACGCCTCCATCAAGCTGACACACCGAGGGCCTCCGATGTTTACCACCCGTCCCGAAATCCGTGGCACCTTCGGTGTCGTCGCCTCCACCCACTGGATTGTGTCATCGGTGGGTATGTCCATTCTGGAGCGTGGCGGCAATGCCTTCGATGCCGCCGTGGCGGCGGGCTTTACCCTGCAGATCGTCGAACCCCATTTGTGCGGACCTGCGGGAGAAGTCCCCATTCTGTTTCATGCGGCAGGCGCCGACAGCCCCAGTGTGCTCTGCGGCCAGGGCGTTGCGCCCGCCGCGGCCACGATAGAAGCTTTTAAACGTCAGGGAATGGATCTGGTGCCCGGCTCGGGGCTGATGTCGGCGGTCGTTCCCGGCGCCTTCGATGCCTGGCTATTGCTGCTTCGCGATCACGGCAGTTTCGATCTGAAAGACGTTCTGGAACCGGCCATTCACTATGCAGAGGCCGGACACCCACTGTTGCCCGGCGCCGCGCGCGCACTGGAGGAAGTGGCACCGATATTTCAGAACGAATGGCCCTCCTCCGGCCCGGTGTGGCTGCCAAACGGGCAGGCGCCGAAAGCGGGAAAACTGTTCCGCAACCCCACACTCGCCGCCACCTGGCGTCGCATCCTCAAGGAAGCCGGAAACGGATCGCGAGAGCAGCGCATTGATCGTGCACGGCGCGCCTGGTCGCAAGGGTTTGTCGCGGAACAAATCGACCATTTCTGCCGCACGCAGTCATTGATGGATTCCAGCGGCGACTGCCACGGCGGTCTGCTCACCGGCGACGATATGGCCGCCTGGGAGGCCCATTACGAAACCCCGGTGAGTTACAACTATCGGGGCTGGACGATCTGCAAAACCGGCCCCTGGGCACAGGGCCCGGTGATGCTTCAGGCACTGTCGCTGTTGTCGGGCTACGACATTCAGTCACTGGATCCGAATGGCGCCGAGTTTGCACACCTGACACTGGAGGCCATCAAGCTCGCCATGGCCGACCGGGAGGCCTATTACGGCGACCCGAATTTTGTCGACGTGCCGCTGGCGCAATTGCTGAGCGATGACTATGCGGCCGAGCGCCGCAAACTGATTACGCCGCGCGCCTCCCAACAGCTTCAACCGGGCGTGGTAAACGGTTTTGAGGAACAGGTACAACGCGCACTGGCACAAGTGCGGGAAGCGACCGACGAGGCCGCCGGTCTGGGCATTGGCGAGCCGACTATGGCCCACCTGCAATCGACCACCAAGCCGGGCGATACGGTGCACGTCGATATTATCGACCGCTACGGCAATATGGTCTCGGCAACCCCTTCCGGGGGCTGGCCGCAGTCGTCGCCCACGCTGCCCGGACTCGGTTTTGCCCTGAATACCCGCGCCCAGATGTTCTGGCTGGAGCCGGGCCTGCCCAGCAGCCTGGCACCGGGCAAACGCACCCGCAATACGCTCACGCCCACCCTCGCCCTCCGCGAGGGTCGCCCGGCACTGATCTGCGGCACCCCTGGCGGCGACCAGCAGGACCAGTGGCAACTGCTCTTGCTGCTGCGGCATATCGATCACAGTATTCCCCTGCAGCAGGCCATCGACATGCCGCTGTTCCACAGCCTGCACGCCCCGGCATCGTTCTATCCCCGTGAGGCGATGAGCGGCGTTGCAGTGGTAGAGGAAAATATGGGGAGCGAGATGATTGAAGAGCTGCGTCGGCTGGGTCACGACCTGCGTATTGCCCCGGCCTGGTCAGCGGGTCGACTGACAGCGGCGAGCCGGGATGCAGACGGCCTGCTCAGTGCAGCGGCAACGCCGCGCCTGATGCAGGCCTATGCCGTGGGGCGCTGATCAGCGCTCACTGGCATTAATCCATACGGCATCATTAATAATGCTGACCGGCCAAGTGCGCAAGGGTTTGCGGCAGGGGCGCTTCATCGCCTCGCCGGTTTTCACATCAAAGCTGCCGCCGTGAACCGGACAAATCACCAGACCGTCTTCGAAGCGCCCTTCCGACAGTGACGCAATGGCGTGGGTGCAGTCGTCATCCACCGCGTAGAACTCCCCGTCGAGATTACACACCACGATCGCATCCATGCCCTCCGGATGAAAGCGGCGCATCTCGCCAGCAACAAAACCGTCCACATCGCACAAACGAATACCGGCATCTACCGCCAAAATTTCAGAGTTGCTCATCAAAAAAGCCTTCCTATCGAGTTAACTTTATGTATTATTGTCATACAAAGTTATTTTGGTCAATACGCGATCGCTGACGATCATCGACGAACGGGAAAACGAGCCATGCGCTATCTGCAGCTCATCAATGCCGGCGGCACAATTACCTCCAAGAGCAACGACCAAGGTGTTCTTGAGGGCGCCGGTCACTCGCTACTGGCAGGTGTAAACCTGGACAGCTTGCCGCTGGCGGTAAGAGAAAAAACGGTTTATCGCGGACTGAGTGAAGACCTCAGTCTGAATCAAGCCAGCGCCATTGCCGGGGCCGCACTGGACGCGGTGCATCAGGACGATGTCGCTGGTGTCGTGGTGACACACGGCACCGACACCCTTGAGGAAACCGCGTTCCTGTGTGACCTGTCGCACGACGGCGGCAAGCCTGTGGTTTTCACTGGAGCCCAGCGCGCCCCCGAACACGCCGGCTATGACGGCCACCGCAATCTGCTCGACGCCCTGCATCTGGCCGCGATGCCCGATGCCGCCGCTCACGGCGTGACGGTGGTTTTCGCCGGAGAAATCCTCGCCGCCCGTTATGCAATTAAAGCCAACAGCGCGGCCTTGACCGCCTTTACGGCGCGGGAGCCCAAAGGGCGACTGGGGCGAATCACCGATCGGGGTATCGCTCTCGGTCGACCGCTGCCCCGTCACACGCCCTGGCAACGCCAGCTACCCGCGCCCGACGTGCTGATTCTCCCCATTTATCTCGGCGCCACTGCCGAGCTGCTCAAGCTCGCCATGACGATGCGACCGTCTGGTCTGGTGCTGCAAACGCTCGGCAGTGGCAATGTCCCGGCGAGCATTGCCGAGCTGATCGAGGCGCACGGCGAAAGCGATGTCGTTTTTGCCTCGGCTTCCCATTGCGCCGGGGGTGTCAGCCCCACCTATCAGTCCGGCGCACGACTCGCCGAGGCCGGTGTTATCGGCGGCGGCGATCTGGATGCCCGCAAGCTCCGGCTGCTGCTTGCCTGCGCCCTTGCGGAACAGCGAGACCCCGAACAATTGAAGTCGCGCCTGGAAGCGTATTTGCTGAGCACCGAAAAATACTATTGAAATATTGTCATACAATATTATAAGGTGAGATCAATACTGACCCACAGCGCAAGGCAAACCACGAATGATCGACAGCACAGCACAGCTCCTGATGGAGGCCTACCAAACCACGCCGGTTGCCCCGATTCGCGACCGGTTTGAGGCAGGTGATGTGGCCAGCGCTTATGCCGTGCAGCAGGCGCAAGTGACACAGTGGGTCGCAGACGGTCGCCGTCCGGTCGGTCGAAAGATCGGTCTCACTTCGAAAGCGGTGCAACAGCAACTGGGTGTTAGCGAGCCGGATTTCGGCCAACTGTTTGCCGACATGGTGTACGGCAGCGGCGAGTGCGTGTCGGTAGGCCGACTTCAACAGCCCCGCATCGAGGCAGAGATTGCCCTGCTGCTGAAACAGGATTTGTCCGGCGAGCAACTGACGATCGCCGACGTCATTGCCGCCACCGACTGGGTGCTTCCGGCACTGGAGATTGTCGACAGCCGCATTGCCGACTGGGACATCAATATTGTGGACACCATTTCCGACAATGCTTCATCAGGCGTGCTGGTGCTCGGCGGCCCTGCCCGCCGACTGGACGGCGTCGACCTGAACGGCTGCGCCATGACCATGACCATTAACGGGACATCGGCTTCCAGCGGCTTCGGTCGCGACTGTCTCGGCGGCCCCCTGAACGCCGCCGTGTGGCTGGCCCGCAAAGCGCGAGAGCTGGGCAAGCCCCTGCGCGCCGGAGAGATCATTCTGACCGGCGCGCTAGGCCCCATGGCCCCTATTCAAAACGGTGACCACGTGGTCGCCAGCGTCGCCGGCATCGGCGAGGTAGAAGTGACTTTTGGGCCTTGAGCCCGATCGTTCTTAAGCAAATCAGGAGAGAGTGATGAGTGAGCAAAGAGAAGTACCTGAGGGCGTCCGCGAAGACGTCGCCGAGATGGTAGGCGACTGGCGGGACTATTACGAAGCCAAGCTGGGCTTTCGTAATCACTGGTATCCCGTGCGCTTTTCCCGCGAACTCGCCGAAGGCGAAATGCTCACTGTAAAAGTGCTGGGCGAACCGCTGATGCTGCGTCGTATTGATGGCGAAGTCTTTGCCATTCGCGACCGCTGCCTGCACCGCGGTGTGCCGCTATCTCGCAAGCCCGACTGTTACACCAAAGACACGATCACCTGCTGGTATCACGGCTACACCTACCGCTGGCAGACCGGCGAGCTGGTCAATATTCTGGCCTGCCCCGACAGCAAACTGATCGGCAAACGCGGCATTCAAAGCTTTCCCGTGCAGGAAGCCAAGGGGCTGATTTTCGTCTTTATCGGCGACATGGACCCACTGCCGCCGCTGGAGCAGGATGTTCCCCCCGGCTTCCTCGACGACGACCTGATGGTGCTGGGCAAACATCGCGATGTGAACTCTAACTGGCGCCTGGGCTGTGAGAACGGTTTCGATACGCTCCACATCTTTATTCATAAAGACACGACCCTGCGCCACTATCGCGACTTCAACTTCCCCATCGGCCATACCGCCAACCCCGGTGCCATCACCTTGGTGGAAAACGAGGGCGGCCCGCAAGGTGTGGAAGATGACTTCTCGAAACACCACCCGGTGTGGGAAGGCGTGATTGATGACCGCATCGTCGTGCGCGGCCCCCGCCACAACAAAGTTGAGGGCACCTCCGCGTCCAGCGGCACCTCTATCTGGTTGCCCGGCGTGCTGAAAGTCGACGGCTTCCCCGGACCGGGCCTCACCCAGTTTGAATGGTATGTACCCATCGACGCGGGTCGTCACATTTACCTGCAAACCATCGGCTGCAAAGTCGAAACCGAAGAGGACCGCGTGGAGTTCGCCAACGAATTTGAAGCGGTGTGGAAGCCCCACGGCCTTGACGGTTTTAACGGCGACGACATCTGGGCTCGGGAAGTCACCGAACCGTTCTACGCCGACGATTACGGCTGGGTCGATGAAATGCTCTGCGAGCCGGACTCCAGCATGCTGGAGTGGCGACGACTTGCCAGCCGCCGCAACCGTGGCATTCAAACCCCGGACGACCTGCGCTGAGTCAGTTCGCGATATCACCCTAAGTGAGAGGCAGCATGAATCTTGAATCACGCTTTATCGATGCGGGCGGCATCACTACCCACTACTACGATGTAGGCAGTGGGCCGGTCATGCTGCTCATTCACGGCGGCGGTGCCGGCGCAGATGCCTACGGCAACTGGCGGGACTGCTTCCCGATTTTATCGCAGCATTTTCGGGTGATCGCCCCGGACATGGTGGGCTTTGGCCGCAGCGACAAACCGTCGCCCGATACCTATGTCTACGACCAGCCGGGACGCAACCGCCACATCAGCGATTTTATCGATGCCATGGGGCTCGATGATGTGATCCTGGTGGGCAACTCCATGGGTGGCGCGGCCGCCATTGGCGCCACGCTCATCAAGCCCGAGCGCACACAGCGCCTGGTACTGATGGGCAGCGCCGGGTTGCCGATTCCCGAGCGCGCCTCCCCACAACTGATGCACAACCTGAACTACGACTTCACCGTTGAAGGTATGCGCCGCGTTATTGCCGGACTCACCGCGCCGGGCTATCAGCCGCCGGAGGAATTGGTGCAGTACCGCTATGAACTGACCATTGACCCCGACACCAAAGCGGCGCTGGCTGCCATCGTTGCCGAGACCCGCAAGGGCACGCTGAACTTTGACCAGGCGCTGCTGACCACCATCAAGCAGCCGGTGCTGGTGGTGAATGGCAAGGACGACGGCGTATCGCCCGTTGCGCGCGCCGTGCGGTTTCTGGAGCTGTTTGATAACAGTTGGGGCTATATCGTGCCTCACTGTGGCCACTGGGCCATGATCGAACATACCGACGACTTCTGCGACATCGTCCTGCGATTCGCCGCGATGGAGCTTGCATCGTGACACAGGCTGAGCAACGTCCCCCTGCGCCGCAGGCTATCCACCGGCTGGTGGAACACCTGGTCGCGACGCCGCATGACCGCCAACTGTTGAAAAGCGGCCCCGAATCACTGTTCGAGCGCTTTGATATTCCCAAGGCACAGCGTGAAGCCCTGCTCCGCAGCGACCGGGACGAACTCTACGCACTGGGGGTACACCCCAATTTTGTTATCAAGTGGCTGATCTGGAGTGGGCGCCCGACCATGGCGTTTTTCCCGATCAGTTACTACTTCGACAGGCGCTAATACCATGGGTCAGATTGTCGGCAGCTTTGCCATGTCACACACACTCGGTGCTCCCGACGGCATTGAGCCGCAGGCCGAGCGAGTCTTTCAGGGCATGCGGGAAGTCGGTCGCCGACTGCGCGATACGCAGCCCGATGTAGTGGTGATTCTCACCAGTGACCACCTGAATAATTTCAGCCTGGAACACCCGGCGCCGCTGGCCGTTGCCACCGATGACAGCTTTACCCCTTACGGCGACATGGGTATACCCACCGACCCCATCAAGGGAAACAGCGCCTTCGCACGGCAACTGCAGCAGTACGCCACACAGCAGCAGATTCCACTGGCCGAGGTTGAGCATGTGCGTCCGGATCACGGGGTAATGATTCCCGTGGCGATCAGCGACCCCCAACGCCAGCTTGCCATTGTGCCGCTGTACATCAATACGGTTTTTGACCCCGCCCCCAGCAGCGCCGAGTGCTGGCAACTGGGTCAGATGCTGCGCCGGTTTATCGAACAGGAGCGGCCTGACACCGAGCGCGTCGCGCTGCTGGCCTGTGGCGGCCTGTCGCACTGGCCCGGCGCCCCGGAGGAAGGACAGGTGAATGAAGCCTGGGATCGCCACTTTATGGCGCAGTTAGTTGGCGATGAAGCCCCCGAATTCGAGCAGTGGAGTAACGAAGAAATACTCCACAAAGGCGGCAGTGGCGGATTGGAAATTAACGCCTGGATTGCCCTCGCGGGTGCAACCCCTGCCTTGCGCGGTGAAGTGCTGTTCTACGAAGCAATTCCAGAATGGGCTACCGGCATGGGTGGCCTCTCACTGTCCTGTGTTTAACGAGCTCGTCCCAGAGTCTCCCTCAGTCGATCTTCAGTGACTGATTTGGGTGATACCTTCAGGGGTATCACCCTTTTTTTGTACTCCCTATCACGCGGAACAAACGGCCCGAGACCCGAGCCGCTTGTCGTCCATTCCACTATTCGTATACCGCCTGATCCTCAACCGGCGCCCAGAGCCATGACTGGCGATCGTCCGGCATCACATCCGGCGTCTTTGCCGTCCAGTTTGCCGCGTCGTCGGGGTCGCCCTTGCCCTTATATGCAGCGAAATCCGGATAGGGAAAGACTGGACGAGTGCGCACCCGTTTTTCACCCTCGTACTGGGTCGCCAGCACCCGCTGCGGTGCCTGCTCTTCTTCAACCCAGCGAATGATATGCGGGACGAAATCAAAGGTGTTGGGGGCATTACCGCCGCGACAGTGGAACATGCCGGGAATCATAAACTGCCTGAACCACTGGCGGACCTCCGCGATCCCGCCCTGACGCTGCGTAACTTGAGCATAGTAATCCAGCTGCGCAACAGGAGAGACACCGGCATCGGCCCAGCCGTGATACACAATCAGCTTGCCACCTCGGCTCGCAAACGCCCGGAGGTCGGGTGCCTGGTAGGGCGCCACCGGGTCAAACTGGCGCGCACTGGCCTCAACCTTCGCAATATCGGTGTCGAAATCAAAATCTCGGTAGTTGTAATCCGCCGGGGGATTTTTCTGAAACGCCAGATAGCGCAAATACCCCTCAGCCAGTGACCGTCGACCGCGACCACTCCACGACAGCTCGCTGCCGTAAGGCGCCGCACCGGGCATAAGCGCCTCACCTTGACTGTTAACCGGACCACTGTAGAGATTTTTAGCCGCCTGTACCTGCCTCTCGCTGAGGCACGCGGCCGCTGCCGGGGCACCTTGCTGACAACGCAGGCGCTCGGGATCAAAACCACATGCGCGAGGGTCCATCAGGATGCCGTCACGCAGACCATCCAGCGCATCGCACTCATCCAGCACCGCTTTATTAAGGAGTTGCAGGGCCTGCCGATCAAACACTTCACGCCCCTCGTCATCGAGAAGCTGCTGGGCATCCCAGTTATTGGCAATGGCACCCAGTCGTCCGGCAAATGCCGGATCGCCCGCGATAATGCCATCAAAGTCTTGCGGATAGTGCTGCGCCAGCGTCAGCCCCTCTCGACCGCCCGTCGAGCAGCCACGAAAGTAAGACTTCGCAGGCTTGCTGCCGTAGAAGCGCTCCGCAATGGCCTTGGCGACAAGTGACACCAGGTGACTTGAGCGCCCGGCGTAATCCTCACGCAATGCGGGACTGCTGCCCCACACCGGATCTTTGATCGGATGCCCGACGTGGCCCATGTTATGCGCCGCGGTCACAAAGCCCGAGGGCAAGACATCATTGCAGTCATCAATGCGCACTATCCCGCAGAATCCACCGCAACCGGCTTGAAAGTAACGACCATTCCAGCCCTTGGTCGGCAGCCTGACGGTAAATTGAATGGCGGGCTGAACATAACCTTTTACCTCGCAGTAAGCGGGCAGACTGCCAGCATCATCAACCGGCTCCGCAC comes from Spongiibacter tropicus DSM 19543 and encodes:
- a CDS encoding gamma-glutamyltransferase family protein, yielding MFTTRPEIRGTFGVVASTHWIVSSVGMSILERGGNAFDAAVAAGFTLQIVEPHLCGPAGEVPILFHAAGADSPSVLCGQGVAPAAATIEAFKRQGMDLVPGSGLMSAVVPGAFDAWLLLLRDHGSFDLKDVLEPAIHYAEAGHPLLPGAARALEEVAPIFQNEWPSSGPVWLPNGQAPKAGKLFRNPTLAATWRRILKEAGNGSREQRIDRARRAWSQGFVAEQIDHFCRTQSLMDSSGDCHGGLLTGDDMAAWEAHYETPVSYNYRGWTICKTGPWAQGPVMLQALSLLSGYDIQSLDPNGAEFAHLTLEAIKLAMADREAYYGDPNFVDVPLAQLLSDDYAAERRKLITPRASQQLQPGVVNGFEEQVQRALAQVREATDEAAGLGIGEPTMAHLQSTTKPGDTVHVDIIDRYGNMVSATPSGGWPQSSPTLPGLGFALNTRAQMFWLEPGLPSSLAPGKRTRNTLTPTLALREGRPALICGTPGGDQQDQWQLLLLLRHIDHSIPLQQAIDMPLFHSLHAPASFYPREAMSGVAVVEENMGSEMIEELRRLGHDLRIAPAWSAGRLTAASRDADGLLSAAATPRLMQAYAVGR
- a CDS encoding acetaldehyde dehydrogenase (acetylating); this encodes MAKKLKAAIIGPGNIGTDLLMKALRSEWIEPVWMVGVEESEGIKRAQQYGLKVSTSGIEGLLPSVVDDDIRIAFDATSAYVHAEHSEKLNALGVIMIDLTPAAIGPYCVPPVNLSEHAGNLAMNVNMVTCGGQATIPMVAAISAVQAVDYGEIVATVSSRSVGPGTRRNIDEFTRTTASAIESVGGAKQGKAIIIINPAEPPLLMRDTVHCLTAEAPDEAAITASVKRMVAEVQRYVPGYRLVNGPVFDGNRVSAFLEVEGLGDFLPNYAGNLDIMTAAGLRTAEMFAESVDENTLQLPPR
- a CDS encoding 2-keto-4-pentenoate hydratase gives rise to the protein MIDSTAQLLMEAYQTTPVAPIRDRFEAGDVASAYAVQQAQVTQWVADGRRPVGRKIGLTSKAVQQQLGVSEPDFGQLFADMVYGSGECVSVGRLQQPRIEAEIALLLKQDLSGEQLTIADVIAATDWVLPALEIVDSRIADWDINIVDTISDNASSGVLVLGGPARRLDGVDLNGCAMTMTINGTSASSGFGRDCLGGPLNAAVWLARKARELGKPLRAGEIILTGALGPMAPIQNGDHVVASVAGIGEVEVTFGP
- a CDS encoding cupin domain-containing protein; this encodes MATARHPRPPELKDASLDDIMKRYVARFKDRSPDWDAFADANIDGYRRAQHRFVGAGASGKHSDDTIVPAGNFTVSIMLVPPGQANAPHTHEVEEIFFVLQGRCVVFIEDEEGNRLSEELEPWEMISCPPGVIHGYINETDEPVYLQVMLGRGQPETAGFTDQSLFDNRERHLKD
- the dmpG gene encoding 4-hydroxy-2-oxovalerate aldolase → MNLHGKQVVLHDMCLRDGMHPKQHQISIEEMLSIASGLDAAGVPLIEVTHGDGLGGNSVNYGFAAHSDEAYLSAVIPAMKNARISALLLPGIGTVDHLNMAHELGVSTIRVATHCTEADVSQQHIAAAREKGMDTVGFLMMAHMLDAQSLLEQAKLMESYGANCIYCTDSAGYMLPDEVSSKIQCLREGLNADTEIGFHGHNNLSMGVANSVAAIAAGAVRIDGSAAGLGAGAGNTPLEVLVAVLSRMGVESGIDLYRIMDVAEDLVLPMMNHPVRIDRDALTLGYAGVYSSFLLFAKRAEKKYGVSARDLLVELGRRGTVGGQEDLIEDLAITLSRA
- a CDS encoding FAD-dependent oxidoreductase produces the protein MAHTDQVIIVGAGPVGAVLALALRKMDIPVCLIEALDEPEIDCRAASCHPPTVAMLDDLGLLPIGLEEGLVSPVFHYLDRVTGELIGKFDIGAMQTPPAHPYVLQWEQYKIVFAVLDLLEKDSGANVRMSTQLLGITQDDNGVCASVRNADGEQEDIRGRFLVGSDGGRSTVRKLMDIDFEGFTWPERFIKIDTRFDFFQLDADISNRNYFSDPDEWMNLFKARGPDGEGMWRSVSPTRPEQTEEELLAPEALEAKLQKFCPSAQPYDIVTVALYHVHQRVAATFDKGRVLLAGDAAHVNNPVGGMGMNGGIHDAINLADKLRQVWFDGADYSPLFAHYTRQRRKGQIDYVQAQSIQNKETLGERDPVLRAEKLAAIRHQSETPALHDAFIRRSCMIDSLNDANATP
- a CDS encoding non-heme iron oxygenase ferredoxin subunit; amino-acid sequence: MSNSEILAVDAGIRLCDVDGFVAGEMRRFHPEGMDAIVVCNLDGEFYAVDDDCTHAIASLSEGRFEDGLVICPVHGGSFDVKTGEAMKRPCRKPLRTWPVSIINDAVWINASER
- a CDS encoding asparaginase codes for the protein MRYLQLINAGGTITSKSNDQGVLEGAGHSLLAGVNLDSLPLAVREKTVYRGLSEDLSLNQASAIAGAALDAVHQDDVAGVVVTHGTDTLEETAFLCDLSHDGGKPVVFTGAQRAPEHAGYDGHRNLLDALHLAAMPDAAAHGVTVVFAGEILAARYAIKANSAALTAFTAREPKGRLGRITDRGIALGRPLPRHTPWQRQLPAPDVLILPIYLGATAELLKLAMTMRPSGLVLQTLGSGNVPASIAELIEAHGESDVVFASASHCAGGVSPTYQSGARLAEAGVIGGGDLDARKLRLLLACALAEQRDPEQLKSRLEAYLLSTEKYY